In one Juglans microcarpa x Juglans regia isolate MS1-56 unplaced genomic scaffold, Jm3101_v1.0 JmScfU0072, whole genome shotgun sequence genomic region, the following are encoded:
- the LOC121245589 gene encoding cytochrome P450 89A2-like: protein MGPSLLSILALNPSFSSPHSAAHEAHVRNSAAFSSRPSMVLSAPFSVITARYWWIYLGQTWRVLRRNVNSEVLHPASLKAYSLERKRILGTLVNSFNQCFLHGDQPVHVFDHIHHAVFSLFILMAFGDVNDSTIREVERIQAELIFNYEQFGEVASCSEIVGRARKKLKQEERKQSELVSYTDTLLDMQMNDDHDQEAGKLEEAGILSLCSEFINAGADTSLTTLQWIMANIVKHQYIQAKLFAEIKAVVG from the exons ATGGGCCCGTCACTACTCTCCATATTGGCTCTGAACCCGTCGTTTTCGTCACCTCACTCGGCCGCCCATGAAGCCCATGTCCGGAACAGTGCCGCCTTCTCGAGCCGTCCCTCGATGGTCCTCTCAGCTCCGTTCTCAGTAATAACCGCAAGGTATTGGTGGATCTACCTAGGCCAGACTTGGCGTGTTCTTCGTCGTAATGTCAACTCTGAAGTTCTCCACCCTGCCAGTCTGAAAGCTTACTCTCTGGAACGCAAGCGGATCTTGGGAACATTGGTTAACAGCTTCAACCAGTGTTTCTTGCATGGCGATCAGCCCGTTCATGTGTTCGATCATATCCACCATGCGGTTTTTTCCTTGTTCATTCTCATGGCTTTCGGCGATGTCAACGATAGCACGATTAGAGAAGTTGAACGCATTCAAGCTGAACTTATTTTCAACTACGAGCAGTTTGGGGAAGTTGCTAGCTGTTCAGAGATCGTTGGAAGAG CTCGAAAGAAGTTAAAGCAAGAGGAAAGGAAACAATCCGAGTTGGTATCATACACAGATACCTTACTGGATATGCAAAtgaatgatgatcatgatcaggaaGCTGGCAAGCTTGAGGAAGCCGGTATACTGAGTTTGTGCTCAGAGTTCATCAATGCCGGCGCCGACACAAGCCTAACAACGCTGCAGTGGATCATGGCAAATATAGTGAAGCACCAATATATTCAAGCCAAGCTTTTTGCTGAAATCAAGGCCGTTGTGGGGTAA